The following are encoded together in the Phragmites australis chromosome 19, lpPhrAust1.1, whole genome shotgun sequence genome:
- the LOC133900248 gene encoding probable inactive methyltransferase Os04g0175900, with the protein MVDIPDSTIILYSVSHRSSVPQVFDGVGVLVDVGGGTGATLAMIANRYKHIRGINFDMSHVISEAPSLPGVEHVAGSWFDSIPTGDAVFMKWILHMQNDEDCIKILKNCHRALPDKGKVIVVQSVLPETPESTPAARDSFTMDIIMLVNFNGGKDRTEQEYAKLARDAGFAGAFRSTYIFCNIYALEFTK; encoded by the exons ATGGTCGACATTCCTGATTCAACAATCATACTATACTCTGTCAG CCATCGCTCGTCGGTCCCCCAAGTGTTCGACGGCGTCGGCGTGCTTGTCGACGTTGGCGGGGGCACCGGTGCCACCCTGGCGATGATCGCAAACCGGTACAAGCACATCAGGGGCATCAACTTCGACATGTCCCATGTCATCTCTGAAGCTCCATCGCTTCCAG GCGTGGAACATGTAGCTGGAAGTTGGTTTGATAGCATACCCACTGGAGATGCAGTTTTTATGAAG TGGATCCTCCATATGCAAAACGACGAGGACTGCATCAAGATCCTGAAGAACTGCCACCGAGCTCTCCCGGACAAGGGGAAGGTGATTGTCGTGCAGAGCGTCCTGCCGGAAACCCCGGAGTCGACTCCAGCTGCACGGGATTCCTTCACCATGGATATAATCATGCTTGTCAACTTCAATGGTGGGAAGGACAGGACGGAGCAGGAGTACGCCAAGCTTGCCAGGGATGCTGGCTTCGCGGGCGCCTTCCGGTCAAcctacatattctgcaacatttaCGCTCTCGAGTTTACCAAGTAG